Proteins co-encoded in one Lysobacter solisilvae genomic window:
- a CDS encoding ATP-binding response regulator yields the protein MNGIASQGLRRRVLLLLPTSRDVDITLELLERSGIAACVCADGLDLLRELTCGAGALLVAEECLGEGTQGLLARYIETQPRWSDLPVVLLTRGGANSLDVGDAVAMLGNVTLLERPLRVTALVSTLHSALRARNRQYEIQTHLQELETARDGEMIAARRKDEFLAMLAHELRNPLAPIRNALHVLAVDDTDVELRQEMRAMMGRQVDHMVRLVDDLLEASRLSRGMITLHREPLDLCEAVHAAIELNRPAIEGQQYSISLDVCEHGLMVDADPVRIAQVFGNLLNNAVKYGRPRGNITVRAHREADTAVVEVVDDGIGISSADLPHVFDLFVEGQGDSDRMHEGLGIGLALVRTLVQLHGGTVTATSAGKDTGATFQVRLPLAQVRAATAPPCAPEPSSLPFAETETASAGESAMPYRVLVVDDNTDAATSLAMVLRMRGLELCIAHDGAEALEQTEVFRPHAVLLDIGMPGLDGYEVARRLRHDPAHAGIVLIAITGWSRLQDRQRGRAAGFDHHFRKPVDLPRLCELLEDLRSEDALARAV from the coding sequence ATGAATGGGATTGCGTCGCAGGGGCTGCGCCGACGGGTCCTGCTGCTCCTGCCGACTTCGCGCGACGTCGACATCACCCTGGAACTGCTCGAGCGCAGCGGCATCGCCGCGTGCGTGTGCGCGGACGGCCTGGACCTGCTGCGGGAACTGACCTGCGGCGCGGGCGCGCTGCTGGTCGCCGAGGAATGCCTGGGCGAAGGCACCCAGGGCCTGCTGGCCCGCTACATCGAGACCCAGCCGCGCTGGTCGGACCTGCCGGTGGTGCTGCTGACCCGTGGCGGGGCCAACTCGCTGGACGTGGGCGACGCCGTGGCGATGCTGGGAAATGTCACCCTGCTGGAACGTCCGCTGCGCGTGACCGCGCTGGTGAGCACGCTGCACAGCGCCCTGCGCGCGCGCAACCGCCAGTACGAGATCCAGACCCACCTGCAGGAACTGGAGACCGCGCGCGACGGCGAGATGATCGCGGCGCGGCGCAAGGACGAGTTCCTGGCGATGCTGGCGCACGAACTGCGCAACCCGCTCGCCCCGATCCGCAACGCCCTGCATGTGCTGGCGGTGGACGACACCGACGTCGAACTGCGCCAGGAGATGCGCGCGATGATGGGCCGCCAGGTGGACCACATGGTGCGGCTGGTCGACGACCTGCTGGAAGCCTCGCGCCTGTCGCGCGGCATGATCACCCTGCACCGCGAACCACTGGACCTGTGCGAGGCGGTGCACGCTGCCATCGAGCTCAACCGCCCGGCCATCGAGGGCCAGCAGTACAGCATCAGCCTGGACGTGTGCGAGCACGGCCTGATGGTCGACGCCGACCCGGTGCGGATCGCGCAGGTGTTCGGCAACCTGCTCAACAACGCCGTCAAGTACGGCCGGCCGCGCGGCAACATCACGGTCCGCGCGCACCGCGAGGCCGACACGGCCGTGGTCGAAGTGGTCGATGATGGCATCGGCATCTCCAGCGCGGACCTGCCGCACGTGTTCGACCTGTTCGTCGAGGGCCAGGGCGACTCGGACCGCATGCACGAAGGACTGGGCATCGGCCTGGCGCTCGTGCGCACGCTCGTCCAGCTGCATGGCGGCACGGTGACCGCCACCAGCGCAGGCAAGGACACAGGGGCCACTTTCCAGGTGCGCCTGCCGCTGGCGCAGGTGCGCGCGGCCACCGCACCGCCCTGCGCGCCGGAGCCGTCGTCGCTCCCGTTCGCGGAGACCGAGACAGCATCCGCAGGCGAGTCGGCCATGCCGTACCGGGTACTCGTCGTGGACGACAACACGGACGCAGCGACCTCGCTGGCCATGGTGCTGCGCATGCGCGGGCTGGAACTGTGCATCGCGCACGACGGCGCCGAAGCCCTCGAGCAGACCGAGGTCTTCCGCCCCCACGCCGTGCTGCTGGACATCGGCATGCCCGGCCTGGACGGCTACGAGGTTGCCCGCCGCCTGCGGCACGATCCCGCGCATGCGGGCATCGTGCTGATCGCCATCACCGGCTGGAGCCGCCTGCAGGACCGGCAGCGCGGACGCGCCGCCGGCTTCGACCACCACTTCCGCAAGCCGGTGGACCTGCCGCGACTGTGCGAGTTGCTCGAGGACCTGCGCTCGGAGGATGCGCTGGCGCGCGCGGTGTAG
- a CDS encoding ATPase domain-containing protein, with translation MNLQQDDNLVRTGVSGLDSVLDGGLTAHRLYLIEGVPGSGKTTMALQFLLDGVAHGETVLYVTLSETQVELNEVAASHGWNLAGVHVHELFPLGDQLDPETQYTMFHPSEVELAETTQRILQQVERLKPQRVVIDSLAEIRLLAGSPLRFRRQVLAFKQYFAGKGTTVVLLDESSQVADQGLHVHTIVHGVIELNQLRPEFGGDRRRLRVTKMRGRAFRTGNHDYIIATGGVQVFPRLVAAYFRRDGANEQIESGLPELDLLLGGGLQRGTSTLLIGAAGTGKSSLATHFVMNAAARGERSAMFLFDEGARTLVTRSHGMGFELEKRIQEGLIAVQPIDPGELSPGQFIQSIRDAVELHDARLIVIDSLSGYLNAMLEESYVLVQMHELLAYLSQLGVVTLLINSQQGLIGQMSSTLDVSYLADTVVLLRYFEADGEVRQAISVLKKRTGPHERTIREMSITDTGLRIGQPLRSFRGVLTGVPHALDATRGPQQ, from the coding sequence ATGAACCTGCAGCAAGACGACAACCTGGTGCGGACCGGGGTATCCGGGCTCGACTCCGTGCTCGACGGCGGCCTGACCGCGCACCGGTTGTACCTGATCGAGGGCGTGCCGGGCTCTGGCAAGACCACGATGGCCCTGCAGTTCCTGCTCGATGGCGTCGCGCACGGGGAGACCGTGCTCTACGTGACCCTGTCGGAAACGCAGGTCGAGCTCAACGAGGTCGCCGCGTCGCACGGCTGGAACCTGGCAGGCGTGCACGTGCACGAACTGTTCCCCCTGGGCGACCAGCTCGATCCTGAAACCCAGTACACGATGTTCCACCCCTCCGAGGTGGAGCTGGCCGAAACCACGCAGCGCATCCTGCAGCAGGTCGAGCGGCTCAAGCCGCAGCGGGTGGTGATCGATTCCCTCGCCGAGATCCGCCTGCTGGCCGGCTCGCCGCTGCGCTTCCGCCGGCAGGTGCTGGCGTTCAAGCAGTACTTCGCCGGCAAGGGCACCACGGTGGTGCTGCTCGACGAGAGCAGCCAGGTCGCCGACCAGGGCCTGCACGTGCACACCATCGTGCACGGCGTGATCGAGCTCAACCAGCTGCGCCCGGAGTTCGGCGGCGACCGCCGCCGGCTGCGCGTGACCAAGATGCGCGGTCGCGCGTTCCGCACCGGCAACCATGACTACATCATCGCCACCGGTGGCGTGCAGGTGTTCCCGCGCCTGGTCGCGGCCTATTTCCGGCGGGACGGCGCCAACGAACAGATCGAGAGCGGCCTGCCCGAACTCGACCTGCTGCTCGGCGGCGGGCTGCAGCGCGGCACCAGCACCCTGCTGATCGGTGCGGCGGGTACCGGCAAGTCCTCGCTGGCCACGCACTTCGTGATGAATGCCGCGGCGCGCGGCGAGCGCTCGGCGATGTTCCTGTTCGACGAGGGCGCGCGGACGCTGGTCACGCGTTCGCACGGGATGGGCTTCGAACTGGAAAAGCGCATCCAGGAGGGCCTGATCGCCGTGCAGCCCATCGACCCGGGCGAGCTGTCGCCCGGCCAGTTCATCCAGAGCATCCGGGACGCGGTGGAACTGCACGACGCGCGCCTGATCGTGATCGACAGCCTCAGCGGGTATCTGAACGCGATGCTGGAGGAAAGCTACGTGCTGGTGCAGATGCACGAGCTGCTGGCCTACCTGTCGCAGCTGGGCGTGGTCACGCTGCTGATCAATTCCCAGCAGGGGCTGATCGGGCAGATGTCCAGCACGCTGGATGTGAGCTACCTGGCCGACACCGTGGTGCTGCTGCGCTACTTCGAAGCCGACGGCGAGGTCCGCCAGGCGATCTCGGTACTGAAGAAGCGCACCGGCCCGCACGAGCGCACGATCCGCGAGATGTCGATCACCGACACCGGCCTGCGGATCGGCCAACCCCTGCGCAGCTTCCGCGGCGTGCTCACCGGGGTGCCACATGCCCTGGACGCCACCCGCGGCCCGCAGCAATGA
- a CDS encoding LytR/AlgR family response regulator transcription factor, which produces MAKPALPTAAPVTAVIAEDEALLRQALVDQLGQSWPQLTLLAQCEDGASALEAIAEHQPDVAFLDIRMPGLSGLEVAAAAAEASPRTHIVFVTAFDQYAIDAFDRGAIDYLLKPIVPERLAETIHRLESRIVSGARDADALSALVERLGVALPRTPEQTPLTWITASAGRETRLILVDDVAYFRADNKYTTVVTAEGESLLRTPIKELLPVLDAAHFKQIHRSTIVNLKAIASIVRDDAGRGTVRLKHRPETLTVSAPFMTLFRHM; this is translated from the coding sequence ATGGCTAAGCCCGCGCTCCCCACCGCGGCCCCCGTCACCGCCGTCATCGCCGAGGACGAGGCGCTGCTGCGCCAGGCCCTGGTCGACCAGCTGGGCCAGTCCTGGCCGCAACTGACGCTGCTGGCGCAGTGCGAGGACGGCGCCAGTGCGCTGGAGGCCATCGCCGAGCACCAGCCGGACGTGGCGTTCCTCGACATCCGCATGCCCGGCCTGAGCGGCCTGGAAGTCGCGGCGGCCGCGGCCGAAGCCAGTCCGCGCACGCACATCGTGTTCGTGACCGCCTTCGACCAGTACGCCATCGACGCCTTCGACCGCGGCGCGATCGACTACCTGCTCAAGCCCATCGTGCCGGAACGGCTGGCCGAGACCATCCACCGCCTGGAAAGCCGCATCGTCAGCGGCGCGCGCGACGCGGACGCGCTGTCGGCCCTGGTCGAGCGCCTGGGCGTGGCCCTGCCCCGCACGCCGGAACAGACGCCGCTGACCTGGATCACCGCCAGCGCCGGTCGCGAGACGCGCTTGATCCTGGTCGACGACGTGGCGTACTTCCGCGCCGACAACAAGTACACGACGGTGGTCACGGCCGAGGGCGAGTCCCTGCTGCGCACGCCGATCAAGGAACTGCTGCCGGTGCTGGATGCGGCCCACTTCAAGCAGATCCACCGCTCCACGATCGTCAACCTCAAGGCCATCGCCTCGATCGTCCGCGACGACGCGGGCCGGGGCACGGTACGCCTGAAACATCGCCCCGAGACACTCACCGTCAGCGCGCCCTTCATGACGCTGTTCCGACACATGTGA
- a CDS encoding sensor histidine kinase, with amino-acid sequence MIKSLFFILRLAVAWFLGFLLLVAVWDALPILGRFEPWPIVLLGLITFPIVITGAFSHLRRVRLMTGHLEPADLGNRQRRQIEIPFEAGEAFDLLEAAIRELPRTEQVEAARDSLQVRAKVERPDTYGELPLGRYNPMLWFGKRNQIFATVTPGHDSASVTLICEPESGAWSDWFRVDDGTNLENAEAITRAISRRVAERRRGEQAVAAQTATEKELTVARLSLLQAQVEPHFLYNTLASAQYLCRTDAQRADEMLGHLIQYLRRSLPRTQDELSTLGDELERAIAYLEILKIRMGTRLTVQVDVPEHLRGIALPPMMLQTLVENAIKHGLERRTVGGTVWILARATDDRIAVTVADDGEGFNNHSSGTGIGLSNVRERLRLVYGGRADLAVVANFPTGVAATITVPATFDQESVHG; translated from the coding sequence GTGATCAAGTCCCTGTTCTTCATCCTCCGCCTGGCCGTCGCATGGTTCCTCGGCTTCCTGCTGCTGGTGGCGGTGTGGGACGCGCTGCCGATCCTGGGCAGGTTCGAGCCGTGGCCGATCGTGCTGCTGGGACTGATCACCTTCCCCATCGTCATCACCGGCGCGTTCTCGCACCTGCGGCGCGTGCGGCTGATGACCGGGCACCTGGAGCCGGCCGACCTGGGCAATCGCCAGCGTCGGCAGATCGAGATCCCGTTCGAAGCCGGCGAAGCCTTCGACCTGCTGGAGGCGGCGATCCGCGAACTGCCGCGCACCGAACAGGTCGAAGCCGCGCGCGACAGCCTGCAGGTGCGGGCCAAGGTGGAACGGCCCGACACCTACGGCGAGCTGCCGCTGGGCCGCTACAACCCGATGCTGTGGTTCGGCAAGCGCAACCAGATCTTCGCCACCGTTACGCCGGGCCACGACAGCGCCAGCGTCACGCTGATCTGCGAACCCGAGAGCGGCGCGTGGAGCGACTGGTTCCGCGTCGACGACGGTACCAACCTGGAAAACGCCGAGGCCATCACCCGCGCGATCTCCCGGCGCGTGGCCGAGCGCCGCCGCGGCGAGCAGGCCGTGGCCGCGCAGACCGCCACCGAGAAGGAACTGACCGTCGCCCGCCTGAGCCTGCTGCAAGCGCAGGTCGAGCCGCATTTCCTCTACAACACGCTGGCCAGCGCGCAGTACCTGTGCCGCACCGACGCGCAGCGCGCCGACGAGATGCTGGGCCACCTGATCCAGTACCTGCGCCGCTCGCTGCCGCGCACGCAGGACGAGCTGTCCACGCTGGGCGACGAGCTCGAACGCGCCATCGCCTACCTGGAGATCCTCAAGATCCGGATGGGCACGCGGCTGACGGTGCAGGTGGACGTCCCCGAGCACCTGCGCGGCATCGCCCTGCCGCCGATGATGCTGCAGACGCTGGTGGAGAACGCGATCAAGCACGGACTGGAGCGCCGCACCGTCGGCGGCACCGTCTGGATCCTGGCCCGCGCCACCGACGACCGCATCGCGGTGACGGTCGCCGACGACGGCGAAGGCTTCAACAACCACAGCAGCGGCACCGGGATCGGCCTGAGCAACGTGCGCGAGCGCCTGCGGCTGGTCTACGGCGGTCGCGCCGACCTCGCCGTCGTCGCCAACTTCCCCACCGGCGTGGCCGCGACGATCACGGTGCCGGCCACCTTCGACCAGGAATCCGTCCATGGCTAA
- a CDS encoding excinuclease ABC subunit UvrA, with translation MPPRRPATPAPVEPSRDGFVRVRGAREHNLKDVDVDIPRDALVVFSGVSGSGKSSLAFGTLYAEAQRRYFESVAPFARRLIDQAGVPDVDAIDGLPPAVALQQQRGTPSVRSSVGSVTTLSSLVRMLYSRAGTYPPRQPMLYAEDFSPNTAQGACPECHGLGHVYEITEASMVPDPSLSIREKAIAAWPPAWHGQNLRDILVTLGYDVDKPWRELPKKDRDWILFTEEQPVVPVYAGFTPKETRAALRRKEEPSYMGTYMGARRYVRHTFATTQSALMKRRVARFMVGSLCPACDGKRLKREALSVTFAGLDIGELSRLSLNAMAQVLTPAAKGRFDAPATTAAPSRAAARRDTARRVAAGGSAHAGATDVRRTPDLSEEKRLAAQRIAQNLVERIGALQALGLGYLAMDRATPTLSPGELQRLRLATQIRSNLFGVVYVLDEPSAGLHPLDNQALHDALAQLKGAGNTLFVVEHDLETMRRADWLVDVGPDAGQHGGQVLYSGPPEGLRTVAASHTARYLFDTAAPAGRDRRAPTGWLELRGVARNNLHDLDARIPLGVFTAVTGVSGSGKSSLVSQALVDLVALHLGHEPELDEAELPAAPGEIAPALAATAGHLTGDVERIRRLVDVDQKPIGRTPRSNLATYTGLFDQVRKLFAATPQARARRFDAGRFSFNVAKGRCETCEGEGFVSVELLFMPSVYAPCPTCHGARYNAKTLEVEWQGKNIAQVLAMTVDEALEFFAHEPAVCRPLKLLHDIGLGYLRLGQPATELSGGEAQRIKLATELQRAQRRDALYVLDEPTTGLHPADVDKLMRQLHGLVDAGNTVVVVEHEMRVVAQADWVIDVGPGAGEEGGRIVAAGTPEAVSRTAASRTGPFLREALG, from the coding sequence ATGCCCCCGCGCCGCCCCGCCACACCCGCTCCGGTCGAGCCCTCCCGCGACGGCTTCGTCCGCGTGCGCGGCGCCCGCGAGCACAACCTCAAGGACGTCGATGTCGACATCCCCCGCGATGCGCTGGTCGTGTTCTCGGGCGTATCGGGCTCGGGCAAGTCCTCGCTCGCCTTCGGCACGCTCTATGCCGAAGCCCAGCGCCGCTACTTCGAGTCGGTCGCGCCTTTCGCCCGCCGGCTGATCGACCAGGCCGGCGTGCCCGATGTCGACGCCATCGATGGCCTGCCGCCGGCCGTGGCCCTGCAGCAGCAGCGCGGCACGCCCAGCGTGCGCTCGTCGGTGGGCAGCGTCACCACGCTGTCGAGCCTGGTGCGCATGCTGTATTCGCGTGCCGGTACCTATCCGCCGCGGCAGCCGATGCTCTACGCCGAGGATTTCTCGCCCAACACCGCGCAGGGCGCCTGCCCGGAGTGCCATGGGCTGGGCCACGTCTACGAGATCACCGAAGCCTCGATGGTGCCCGATCCCTCGCTGAGCATCCGCGAGAAAGCCATCGCCGCCTGGCCGCCGGCCTGGCACGGGCAGAACCTGCGCGACATCCTGGTCACGCTGGGCTACGACGTGGACAAGCCCTGGCGCGAGCTGCCGAAGAAGGACCGCGACTGGATCCTGTTCACCGAGGAACAGCCCGTGGTGCCGGTCTACGCCGGATTCACCCCGAAGGAGACGCGCGCCGCGCTGCGCCGCAAGGAAGAGCCCAGCTACATGGGCACGTACATGGGGGCGCGCCGCTACGTGCGCCACACCTTCGCCACCACGCAGAGCGCGCTGATGAAGCGGCGCGTCGCGCGCTTCATGGTGGGCAGCCTGTGCCCGGCCTGCGATGGCAAGCGCCTCAAGCGCGAGGCACTGTCGGTCACCTTCGCCGGCCTGGACATCGGCGAGCTCTCGCGCCTGTCGCTCAACGCGATGGCGCAGGTGCTGACGCCGGCCGCGAAGGGCCGCTTCGACGCGCCGGCGACGACCGCCGCACCCAGCCGCGCCGCCGCCAGGCGCGATACCGCGCGTCGCGTGGCGGCCGGCGGCAGCGCCCACGCGGGCGCCACCGACGTGCGCCGCACGCCCGACCTGTCGGAAGAAAAGCGCCTGGCCGCGCAGCGCATCGCGCAGAACCTGGTCGAGCGCATCGGCGCCCTGCAGGCGCTGGGGCTGGGCTACCTGGCGATGGATCGCGCCACGCCCACGCTTTCGCCCGGTGAACTGCAGCGCCTGCGCCTGGCCACGCAGATCCGCTCCAACCTGTTCGGCGTGGTCTATGTGCTCGACGAACCCAGCGCCGGCCTGCATCCGCTCGACAACCAGGCCCTGCATGACGCGCTGGCGCAGCTCAAGGGCGCGGGCAACACCCTGTTCGTCGTCGAGCACGACCTGGAGACCATGCGCCGCGCGGACTGGCTGGTGGACGTGGGGCCCGACGCGGGGCAGCACGGGGGGCAGGTGCTCTACAGCGGGCCGCCCGAAGGGTTGCGCACGGTGGCGGCCTCGCATACCGCGCGCTATCTGTTCGATACCGCCGCACCCGCGGGACGCGACCGGCGCGCGCCCACCGGATGGCTGGAGCTGCGCGGCGTCGCGCGCAACAACCTGCATGACCTGGACGCGCGCATTCCCCTGGGTGTGTTCACCGCGGTCACCGGCGTGTCGGGCTCGGGCAAGTCGAGCCTGGTGAGCCAGGCCCTGGTCGACCTGGTCGCCCTGCACCTGGGCCACGAGCCCGAACTCGACGAGGCCGAGCTTCCCGCCGCACCGGGCGAGATCGCGCCGGCACTCGCCGCCACGGCGGGCCACCTGACAGGCGACGTGGAGCGCATCCGCCGCCTGGTCGACGTTGACCAGAAACCGATCGGGCGCACGCCGCGGTCGAACCTCGCCACCTATACCGGCCTGTTCGACCAGGTGCGCAAGCTCTTCGCCGCGACCCCGCAGGCCCGCGCACGCCGGTTCGATGCGGGCCGGTTCTCCTTCAATGTCGCCAAGGGCCGGTGCGAGACCTGCGAGGGCGAGGGCTTCGTCAGCGTCGAACTGCTCTTCATGCCCAGCGTGTACGCCCCGTGTCCCACCTGCCACGGCGCGCGCTACAACGCGAAGACGCTCGAGGTGGAGTGGCAAGGGAAGAACATCGCGCAGGTGCTGGCGATGACGGTCGACGAAGCGCTGGAGTTCTTCGCGCACGAGCCGGCGGTCTGCCGACCGCTCAAACTGCTGCACGATATCGGCCTGGGCTACCTGCGCCTGGGCCAGCCGGCGACCGAGCTGTCGGGCGGCGAGGCGCAACGCATCAAGCTGGCCACCGAACTGCAGCGGGCGCAGCGCCGCGATGCGCTCTACGTGCTCGACGAACCCACCACCGGGCTGCATCCGGCCGATGTCGACAAGCTGATGCGGCAGCTGCACGGGCTGGTGGATGCCGGCAACACGGTGGTGGTGGTGGAGCACGAGATGCGCGTCGTCGCGCAGGCCGACTGGGTGATCGACGTGGGGCCCGGCGCAGGCGAGGAGGGCGGACGCATCGTGGCCGCCGGCACGCCCGAGGCGGTCAGCCGCACCGCCGCGAGCCGGACGGGGCCGTTCCTGCGCGAAGCGCTGGGCTGA
- a CDS encoding SOS response-associated peptidase, whose product MRRFVQAFDGEDLLPPSMPAPLAVALASMPPRYNISARTPAAVLYAHDGLLRVGEFTWGLVPKWSKEPRTKYTTVTARLERAARSRIFRGPWEHQRCVIPLNGYYKWDRSSKPARPWLIQARDGRALFAAGLWELWEKDAPPLLSFAVLTHPNEAIPPPLVPDGPVFLPADRWHEWITQRPWFPTRYLASMRQPELTAYRVSRAMRDPRRDDYTLMEPVEAEDDALLAADEEESEWDAEVDGD is encoded by the coding sequence GTGCGGCGGTTCGTGCAGGCGTTCGACGGGGAAGACCTGCTGCCGCCCTCGATGCCGGCGCCGCTGGCCGTGGCGCTGGCATCCATGCCACCGCGCTACAACATCTCCGCACGCACGCCGGCGGCGGTGCTGTACGCGCATGACGGGCTGCTGCGGGTCGGCGAATTCACCTGGGGCCTGGTCCCGAAGTGGTCGAAGGAACCGCGCACGAAATACACGACGGTGACGGCGCGGCTGGAGCGGGCCGCGCGCAGCCGCATCTTCCGCGGCCCCTGGGAACACCAGCGCTGCGTGATCCCGCTCAACGGGTATTACAAGTGGGACCGCAGCAGCAAGCCGGCCAGGCCGTGGCTGATCCAGGCCCGCGACGGCCGCGCGCTGTTCGCGGCGGGGTTGTGGGAACTGTGGGAGAAGGACGCCCCGCCGCTGCTGAGCTTCGCCGTGCTCACCCATCCCAACGAGGCGATCCCGCCACCGCTGGTGCCCGACGGCCCCGTGTTCCTGCCGGCCGACCGCTGGCACGAGTGGATCACGCAGCGGCCGTGGTTTCCCACGCGTTATCTCGCGTCGATGCGCCAGCCGGAGCTGACGGCGTACCGGGTGTCACGGGCCATGCGCGATCCGCGTCGCGACGACTACACGCTGATGGAGCCGGTGGAGGCCGAGGATGACGCGCTGCTGGCGGCCGACGAGGAGGAGTCGGAATGGGATGCGGAGGTCGACGGCGATTGA
- a CDS encoding hemerythrin domain-containing protein encodes MAETLYDALHESHEIQRSLARRLLRSRPGTRERIDLFTQLRHELAAHEAAEERFLYAPMLMDDLGLVSTRHALHEHHEIDELVEDLQKLDPRGEPWLDKARELSQKVHHHLREEEKKFFQMSGKVLSATQKKQLAGRYRKDYARMHAKLAAE; translated from the coding sequence ATGGCCGAGACCCTCTACGACGCCCTGCACGAAAGCCACGAAATCCAGCGCAGCCTGGCCCGCCGCCTGCTGCGCTCCCGGCCAGGCACGCGCGAGCGCATCGACCTGTTCACCCAGCTGCGCCACGAACTGGCCGCGCACGAGGCCGCGGAGGAACGCTTCCTCTACGCCCCGATGCTGATGGACGACCTGGGCCTGGTGTCCACGCGCCACGCCCTGCACGAACACCACGAGATCGACGAGCTCGTGGAAGACCTGCAGAAGCTCGATCCCCGCGGCGAACCTTGGCTGGACAAGGCCCGCGAGCTTTCGCAGAAGGTCCACCACCATCTGCGCGAAGAAGAGAAGAAGTTCTTCCAGATGTCCGGCAAGGTGCTGTCGGCCACGCAGAAGAAGCAGCTAGCCGGCCGCTACCGGAAGGACTACGCGCGCATGCACGCGAAGCTGGCGGCGGAGTGA
- a CDS encoding NAD(P)/FAD-dependent oxidoreductase, with the protein MDVKSGYPYWAVKNGLMHAFPALDGDTACDVAVIGGGISGALIATELASHGFDVIVLEQRDVAWGSTAASTALLQYEIDTHLTDLAGMVGEAHAVRAYLACADAIDSLAEVAHAVGDVGFARARSLYYASRRWHRGRLEKEFQMRRRCGLDVHWLDRDALQARFAIDAPGAILSAKAARVDPYRLASRLLDRLRRHGGRVFDRSCVARLEPTPRGVTLHTAADVRVRARHVVMAAGYACQQWLDQRVARNSSSYAFVSDPQPRDVLGPFAHTMAWESARPYLYFRSTVDGRLMVGGQDDAVDIPSRRDRRVERKARRLVQRMRDMFPRMAALQPAYSWAGTFAETRDGLPFFGAHAQWGPRVLFAMAYGGNGITYSILGAQVLRAQIERRTHPLGALFGFGRLG; encoded by the coding sequence GTGGACGTTAAGAGCGGGTACCCCTACTGGGCCGTGAAGAACGGGCTCATGCACGCGTTCCCGGCGCTGGACGGAGACACGGCCTGCGACGTCGCGGTCATCGGCGGCGGCATCAGCGGCGCGCTGATCGCCACCGAGCTGGCCTCGCATGGCTTCGACGTGATCGTCCTGGAGCAGCGCGACGTCGCCTGGGGCAGCACCGCGGCGAGCACGGCGTTGTTGCAGTACGAGATCGATACGCATCTGACCGACCTGGCCGGGATGGTGGGCGAGGCCCACGCGGTCCGCGCCTACCTGGCCTGCGCGGACGCGATCGATTCCCTGGCCGAGGTGGCGCACGCCGTGGGCGATGTCGGGTTCGCACGGGCGCGCAGCCTCTATTACGCCAGCCGCCGGTGGCACCGCGGCAGGCTGGAGAAGGAGTTCCAGATGCGGCGGCGCTGCGGGCTGGACGTGCACTGGCTGGACCGCGACGCGTTGCAGGCCCGATTCGCGATCGACGCGCCGGGCGCCATCCTCAGTGCCAAGGCGGCGCGGGTGGATCCCTATCGGCTGGCCAGCCGACTGCTCGACCGCCTGCGCCGGCACGGCGGACGCGTGTTCGACCGCAGCTGCGTGGCGCGGCTGGAGCCCACGCCGCGCGGCGTGACCCTGCATACCGCGGCCGATGTGCGGGTGCGGGCCAGGCATGTGGTGATGGCGGCCGGCTACGCCTGCCAGCAATGGCTCGACCAGCGCGTGGCGCGCAACAGCAGCAGCTATGCCTTCGTCAGCGACCCCCAGCCACGCGACGTGCTGGGGCCGTTCGCCCACACGATGGCGTGGGAGTCGGCGCGGCCCTACCTGTATTTCCGGAGCACCGTCGATGGCCGGCTGATGGTGGGAGGCCAGGACGACGCGGTCGACATCCCGTCGCGGCGCGACCGTCGGGTGGAGCGCAAGGCGCGCAGGCTGGTCCAGCGCATGCGGGACATGTTCCCGCGCATGGCGGCATTGCAGCCGGCGTACTCATGGGCGGGGACATTCGCCGAGACGCGCGACGGCCTGCCGTTCTTCGGGGCGCACGCGCAATGGGGGCCGCGGGTCCTGTTCGCCATGGCCTACGGCGGCAACGGCATCACCTATTCGATCCTGGGGGCGCAGGTGCTGCGCGCGCAGATCGAGCGGCGCACGCACCCGCTGGGTGCGTTGTTCGGGTTCGGGCGACTGGGCTGA